The following proteins are co-located in the Flectobacillus major DSM 103 genome:
- a CDS encoding tetratricopeptide repeat protein, with protein sequence MKLDNEYDRFDAIERFCKGVLTSSENEIFINALHDDSTLLQEVNEYKNLLEVMRKANLENQIKTTLARLEAEEPITTLANEGNINTMSQRKGIIIKYIGALAAACVIFILYVSLATVQLPGTENDLNVVRDIDPTVLNPIQKSAYDHFYTGQLHIADGQFEAAVLNFKEVLNTPNLRKYFAEATQWHLVIAYFKSGNIKEAEKLYDTLTSCSDCVYHVSMLNRSKIWWQIFWAKVF encoded by the coding sequence ATGAAACTAGATAATGAATACGATAGATTTGATGCGATTGAACGTTTTTGTAAAGGAGTATTAACTTCTTCTGAAAATGAAATATTTATCAATGCTCTACACGATGACTCAACGCTTTTGCAAGAAGTAAATGAGTATAAAAACCTATTAGAAGTTATGAGAAAAGCAAATCTTGAAAATCAAATCAAAACAACTTTAGCTCGACTAGAAGCAGAAGAGCCTATTACTACCTTAGCCAATGAGGGTAATATTAATACAATGTCGCAACGAAAAGGTATCATTATTAAGTATATAGGGGCTTTGGCAGCAGCTTGTGTTATATTTATATTGTATGTTTCTTTGGCCACTGTGCAATTGCCCGGAACCGAAAATGACCTTAATGTTGTACGTGATATAGACCCTACCGTACTAAACCCTATACAGAAATCGGCTTATGATCATTTTTATACAGGACAATTGCATATTGCCGATGGCCAGTTTGAAGCAGCCGTATTAAATTTTAAAGAAGTCCTTAATACACCCAATTTAAGAAAATACTTTGCAGAGGCAACTCAATGGCATTTGGTAATAGCCTATTTTAAAAGTGGCAATATTAAGGAAGCCGAAAAGCTTTATGATACTTTAACTTCTTGCTCTGATTGTGTTTATCATGTAAGTATGCTAAATCGTTCTAAGATTTGGTGGCAAATATTTTGGGCCAAAGTATTTTAA
- a CDS encoding TolB family protein — MKKNIQLLRITLLCLVSYVGIAQIPTAPGTTGNADNLTRETSEPTQELFARVSPDGKYLLYNALEISYSLSLTNGRIDQKTNKKYRIVKKEIGKPITNPLADNAAYPTWMPDNSGIIFSYIKPERPVIVRSDINGVGLNYVSAGAMGEDDAEPIVTKDNAKILFTTIMGHSRMICSMDTKGGNYSVIGEGSHISLNPVDNSKIIYNMKVGKFIQVFTMDIKTGQKTQLTTGEYNNRDAAFSRDGKYIAFASNRENPKKENKHIFVMKVDGTDLIQITQGETDESDPAWGVDNTLFFSSNAEKNYNIWKAKVKFGK, encoded by the coding sequence ATGAAAAAAAACATTCAACTTCTTAGAATTACGCTATTGTGTTTAGTGTCTTATGTAGGAATAGCACAAATCCCAACAGCACCAGGAACGACAGGTAATGCTGACAACCTAACTCGTGAAACCTCCGAGCCTACTCAAGAACTATTTGCAAGAGTAAGCCCAGATGGGAAATATTTATTATATAATGCCTTAGAAATAAGCTATTCGCTGAGTCTTACCAATGGCCGTATAGATCAAAAAACGAATAAGAAATATCGTATCGTCAAAAAAGAAATAGGCAAACCTATTACCAACCCCTTAGCCGACAATGCGGCATATCCAACTTGGATGCCCGATAATTCTGGAATAATATTTAGTTATATCAAACCCGAACGACCAGTTATTGTACGCTCAGATATTAATGGTGTTGGCCTAAACTATGTTTCGGCGGGTGCAATGGGAGAAGACGACGCCGAACCCATTGTAACAAAAGATAATGCCAAAATCTTATTTACAACCATTATGGGGCATAGCCGTATGATTTGTTCGATGGATACCAAAGGCGGCAATTATTCAGTTATAGGCGAAGGAAGTCATATTAGTTTAAATCCTGTCGATAATAGCAAGATTATCTATAATATGAAAGTAGGTAAGTTTATTCAGGTATTTACAATGGATATAAAAACTGGCCAAAAAACCCAGCTAACCACAGGAGAATATAACAATCGTGATGCTGCGTTTTCGAGAGATGGCAAATATATAGCCTTTGCAAGCAACAGGGAAAACCCCAAGAAGGAGAATAAACATATTTTTGTAATGAAAGTAGACGGTACTGATTTAATCCAAATTACTCAAGGCGAAACAGATGAAAGTGACCCTGCGTGGGGAGTTGACAATACGCTTTTTTTCAGCTCAAATGCCGAAAAGAATTATAATATCTGGAAAGCCAAAGTGAAATTTGGCAAATAA
- a CDS encoding RNA polymerase sigma factor translates to MSQTFNVHEILRIINHGDNRELDQVVTYLYRNFRAKVASQVFMERGTYEDGKDIFEETLITFLENCRTGTFTARSHRELEVYIKKIAHNKWLKHCESKNRRIEREQKYTKLSDGKDASTPLAIMVDNEDKNKAITIFKKLDEICQKILIAFYIDGLSLDEIAQKYELGTAEAVKLRKFRCVKKLRELLLQ, encoded by the coding sequence ATGAGTCAAACTTTTAATGTGCATGAGATACTAAGAATCATTAATCATGGAGACAACAGAGAGCTAGATCAAGTGGTAACTTATTTGTATCGGAACTTTAGGGCCAAAGTTGCATCGCAGGTATTTATGGAAAGAGGAACTTATGAAGATGGGAAAGACATCTTTGAAGAAACCTTGATAACTTTCCTTGAAAATTGTAGAACAGGAACATTTACAGCGAGGTCGCATCGGGAATTAGAGGTGTATATTAAAAAAATCGCTCACAATAAGTGGCTAAAACATTGTGAGTCAAAAAATCGCCGAATAGAAAGAGAGCAAAAATACACTAAACTTAGCGATGGAAAGGATGCCAGTACTCCTTTGGCAATAATGGTTGACAACGAAGATAAAAACAAGGCTATTACGATATTTAAAAAGCTAGATGAAATCTGTCAGAAAATTTTGATAGCTTTCTACATTGATGGCTTAAGCTTGGACGAGATAGCCCAAAAGTATGAGCTTGGTACTGCAGAGGCAGTTAAATTACGTAAATTTAGATGTGTAAAAAAACTTAGAGAACTATTATTACAATGA